Proteins encoded together in one Streptomyces umbrinus window:
- a CDS encoding VOC family protein, with amino-acid sequence MAGSEASAGFAEGVPCWIDAQLPDVEAGKRFYGELFGWTFEPFDKTEEATGPAPGSSGSPGSLESPAPAAYAGPSPYAGSVRAHLDDRPVAALVPKRDGRMPTVWTVYFATPDAEDLADRIREAGGQVITAPVPVGPYGTMALAADPESAVFGLWEGGTLPGFGRRHGPGSFSWVELYARDTAVADSFYSGLFHDALFGPGTTRDFGRVLVTEAFPAEMPPHFLVHFGVQDCEALLGTVVRLGGRVQAPPFDTSYGRVAVVTDNQGASFALLQT; translated from the coding sequence ATGGCTGGATCTGAGGCATCTGCCGGTTTCGCCGAGGGCGTCCCCTGCTGGATCGACGCCCAGCTTCCGGACGTCGAGGCGGGCAAGCGCTTCTACGGCGAGCTCTTCGGGTGGACCTTCGAGCCCTTCGACAAGACGGAGGAGGCGACCGGGCCCGCCCCGGGCTCCTCGGGCTCCCCGGGCTCCCTGGAGTCCCCGGCCCCCGCGGCCTACGCGGGCCCCAGCCCGTACGCGGGCTCCGTACGGGCGCACCTCGACGACCGGCCCGTGGCGGCCCTCGTACCGAAGCGGGACGGGCGGATGCCCACCGTGTGGACGGTGTACTTCGCCACCCCGGACGCCGAGGACCTGGCCGACCGGATCCGGGAGGCGGGCGGCCAGGTGATCACGGCACCGGTGCCGGTGGGCCCGTACGGCACGATGGCGCTCGCCGCCGACCCCGAGAGCGCGGTCTTCGGGCTCTGGGAGGGCGGCACGCTCCCCGGCTTCGGCAGACGGCACGGGCCCGGCTCCTTCAGCTGGGTCGAGCTGTACGCCCGGGACACGGCAGTCGCCGACTCCTTCTACTCCGGTCTCTTCCACGACGCCCTCTTCGGCCCCGGCACCACCCGCGACTTCGGCCGGGTCCTCGTCACCGAGGCCTTCCCGGCGGAGATGCCGCCCCACTTCCTCGTTCACTTCGGGGTGCAAGACTGCGAGGCGCTGCTCGGGACGGTGGTGCGGCTCGGCGGACGGGTCCAGGCGCCGCCTTTCGACACGTCGTACGGGCGCGTGGCCGTCGTCACGGACAACCAGGGGGCGTCCTTTGCCCTGCTGCAAACTTGA
- a CDS encoding pyridoxine/pyridoxamine 5'-phosphate oxidase produces the protein MSTDPSSSPPPSEFVRLLRAQRVWDTELPRFTPDTAPAEPLPLFEQWFAEAVGAGQTEPHTMSLATSDEEGRPDVRIVMLHGADEEGWHFASHAGSRKGRQLAARPYAALCFYWPAQGRQIRVRGRVTVAPPQVAHADLHARSTGALASALVGRQSEVLDSYEELERASEAAWRRAEQEPDAPAASWTVYVLAPDEVEFFQGDPHRRHVRLAYHRTESTWRRELLWP, from the coding sequence ATGAGCACCGACCCTTCCTCGTCCCCGCCCCCCTCCGAGTTCGTACGGCTGCTGCGGGCCCAGCGGGTCTGGGACACCGAGCTGCCCCGCTTCACCCCGGACACCGCCCCGGCGGAACCGCTGCCGCTGTTCGAGCAGTGGTTCGCGGAGGCGGTGGGGGCAGGGCAGACCGAGCCGCACACGATGTCCCTGGCCACGTCGGACGAGGAGGGCCGGCCCGACGTACGGATCGTGATGCTGCACGGCGCCGACGAGGAGGGCTGGCACTTCGCCTCGCACGCGGGCAGCCGCAAGGGCCGGCAGTTGGCGGCCCGGCCGTACGCGGCTCTCTGCTTCTACTGGCCCGCGCAGGGTCGGCAGATCCGGGTGCGAGGCCGGGTCACCGTCGCCCCGCCCCAGGTCGCTCACGCCGACCTGCACGCCCGCTCGACCGGCGCCCTCGCCTCCGCGCTGGTGGGCCGCCAGAGCGAAGTCCTCGACTCCTACGAGGAGTTGGAACGCGCCTCCGAGGCCGCCTGGCGGCGCGCCGAGCAGGAGCCGGACGCCCCCGCGGCCTCATGGACGGTGTACGTCCTTGCCCCCGACGAGGTCGAGTTCTTCCAGGGCGACCCCCACCGACGCCATGTACGCCTTGCGTACCACCGCACCGAGTCCACTTGGCGCCGCGAACTGCTGTGGCCGTAG
- a CDS encoding thiolase C-terminal domain-containing protein — protein MTQRKVAVVGVSLSDCGRVDEATPYALHAQAARRALADSGLDRTVIDGFASAGLGTLAPVEVAEYLGLRPTWVDSTSVGGSTWEVMAAHAADAIAAGHANAVLLVYGSTARADIKAGRRTGNLSFGARGPLQFEVPYGHTLIAKYAMAARRHMHEHGTTLEQLASVAVQARANAALNPDAMFRDPITVNDVLSGPMIADPFTKLHCCIRSDGGAAVLLAAEEYVQDCRTTPVRILGTGEHVSHTTMSEWPDFTVSPAAVSGRTAFRRAGVAPQDIDFAEIYDAFTYMTLVTLEDLGFCEKGEGGRFVEKGRLKVAGGDFPVNTDGGGLSAQHPGMRGLFLLVEAVRQLRGEAGARQVHRPDGHLPELAVASGTGGWFCSSGTVVLGRGMS, from the coding sequence ATGACTCAGCGGAAGGTGGCGGTCGTCGGCGTGTCCCTCTCCGACTGCGGCCGGGTGGACGAGGCGACGCCGTACGCGCTCCATGCCCAGGCCGCCCGCCGGGCCCTGGCCGACTCGGGCCTGGACCGCACGGTGATCGACGGCTTCGCCTCGGCGGGCCTCGGCACGCTGGCGCCGGTCGAGGTGGCCGAGTATCTCGGCCTGCGGCCCACCTGGGTCGACTCCACCTCCGTCGGCGGCTCCACCTGGGAGGTCATGGCGGCCCACGCGGCGGACGCGATCGCCGCCGGGCACGCCAACGCGGTCCTGCTGGTGTACGGGTCCACGGCCCGCGCGGACATCAAGGCGGGCCGCCGCACGGGCAACCTGTCGTTCGGCGCGCGCGGTCCACTGCAGTTCGAGGTCCCGTACGGCCACACACTGATCGCCAAGTACGCGATGGCCGCGCGCCGCCACATGCACGAACACGGCACGACGCTGGAGCAGTTGGCATCGGTGGCGGTCCAGGCGCGGGCCAACGCCGCGCTGAATCCCGACGCGATGTTCCGCGACCCGATCACGGTCAACGACGTCCTGTCGGGCCCGATGATCGCGGACCCCTTCACCAAGCTGCACTGCTGCATACGCTCCGACGGCGGGGCGGCGGTCCTGCTCGCGGCCGAGGAGTACGTCCAGGACTGCCGTACGACTCCCGTCCGGATCCTCGGCACCGGGGAGCACGTCTCCCACACGACGATGTCGGAGTGGCCCGACTTCACGGTGTCACCGGCTGCGGTGAGCGGCCGAACCGCCTTCCGGCGGGCGGGGGTTGCTCCGCAGGACATCGACTTCGCCGAGATCTACGACGCCTTCACCTACATGACCCTGGTGACGCTGGAGGACCTCGGCTTCTGCGAGAAGGGCGAGGGGGGTCGGTTCGTGGAGAAGGGCCGCCTGAAGGTCGCCGGCGGCGACTTCCCGGTCAACACGGACGGGGGTGGCCTGTCGGCCCAACATCCCGGCATGCGGGGCCTGTTCCTCCTCGTGGAGGCGGTCCGCCAACTCCGCGGCGAGGCGGGCGCCCGCCAGGTCCACCGCCCCGACGGCCACCTCCCAGAACTGGCCGTCGCCTCAGGAACGGGCGGCTGGTTCTGCTCGTCGGGGACGGTGGTACTTGGACGGGGCATGTCGTGA
- a CDS encoding serine/threonine-protein kinase produces MVDQLTQHDPRRIGPFEVLGRLGAGGMGLVYLARSASGRRVAIKTVRTELAEDQLFRVRFSREVEAARAVSGFYTAAVVDADARAAVPWLATAYVPAPSLEEIVTECGPMPAQAVRWLAAGVAEALQSIHGAGLVHRDLKPSNVLVVEDGPRVIDFGIASGVSNTRLTMTNVAVGTPAYMSPEQAKDSRSVTGASDVFSLGSMLVFAATGHAPFHGANPVETVFMLLREGPDLEGLPDELRPLIESCMQMEATGRPNPADLQAQLAPHLFGSGSDDSGTASAWLPERAVGLIEQRRGGRPAAKPSSGRSGGRGAPVVPPPPPHDPPPVPVGAGTGRHGGPPDTGPVRLAGAQVPIGPGPRVADARAAAVKAPPPEAGLAASWSRPRPGVNGADLPGAGPVPVPAPAAAPGGDSATSWRPWRFRMSNDVWGTPAVAGDLVYVTSFEVHALDVATGRRRFKTRDVAWSMAVAGGRVHASDGPTLFALDAREGTDLWRLPTDAWVYSLKADRGTVVTGTRGGGVQAWEAANGQKLWEITGAQTDFESPEAGPAVHDGTVYVWKDARLRALEARTGEERWSYPIGDAASCGGVPVRITQADDGYVYVSAGTRVLAIDVAGGHVRWHFEAPAVFLSPPTFAPGPAVTGGGIYLADYLGTVYALDATDGRDRWRIATEARSSLDPVLVSAGHVHVGSGKGLYTLDAVTGTPKWRFQAGGDVVGAPAVADGRIHFGSTDHLLYTLKADDGRLRWKLATGGEITGAPVVKDGVVYACSKDRCVYALDAEKGTGTARS; encoded by the coding sequence GTGGTGGATCAGCTGACACAGCACGATCCGCGGCGGATCGGGCCGTTCGAGGTGCTGGGACGGCTGGGAGCCGGCGGCATGGGGCTGGTCTATCTCGCGCGCTCGGCCTCGGGCCGGCGGGTGGCGATCAAGACGGTCAGGACGGAGCTCGCCGAGGACCAGCTGTTCCGGGTCCGCTTCTCGCGCGAGGTGGAGGCGGCCCGTGCCGTCTCCGGCTTCTACACGGCCGCCGTGGTCGACGCCGACGCGCGCGCCGCCGTGCCGTGGCTGGCCACCGCCTACGTGCCCGCGCCCTCCCTCGAAGAGATAGTGACCGAGTGCGGGCCGATGCCCGCCCAGGCGGTCCGCTGGCTCGCGGCGGGTGTCGCGGAGGCCCTGCAGTCCATCCACGGGGCCGGTCTGGTCCACCGTGACCTGAAGCCCTCGAACGTCCTCGTCGTGGAGGACGGGCCGCGCGTCATCGACTTCGGTATCGCCTCCGGGGTGTCGAACACACGTCTGACGATGACCAACGTCGCCGTCGGCACCCCCGCCTACATGTCGCCCGAGCAGGCGAAGGACTCCCGCAGCGTGACCGGCGCGAGCGACGTCTTCTCGCTCGGCTCGATGCTCGTCTTCGCCGCCACCGGTCACGCGCCCTTCCACGGCGCGAACCCCGTCGAGACCGTCTTCATGCTCCTGCGGGAGGGCCCGGACCTCGAAGGCCTCCCGGACGAGCTGCGCCCGCTCATCGAGTCCTGTATGCAGATGGAGGCGACGGGCCGCCCCAACCCGGCCGACCTCCAGGCCCAGCTCGCACCCCACCTCTTCGGCTCCGGCTCCGACGACAGCGGTACGGCGTCCGCGTGGCTGCCCGAGCGGGCCGTGGGCCTCATCGAGCAGCGCCGCGGTGGCCGCCCGGCGGCCAAGCCGTCCTCCGGCCGCAGCGGCGGACGCGGCGCCCCCGTGGTGCCGCCCCCGCCGCCCCACGACCCGCCGCCCGTCCCGGTCGGCGCCGGTACGGGCCGGCACGGCGGCCCGCCCGACACCGGGCCCGTACGCCTCGCGGGCGCCCAGGTGCCCATCGGCCCCGGCCCGCGGGTCGCCGACGCCCGCGCCGCCGCCGTGAAGGCACCTCCTCCCGAAGCCGGCCTCGCCGCCTCCTGGTCCCGGCCGCGCCCCGGCGTGAACGGCGCCGACCTCCCCGGCGCCGGGCCCGTTCCGGTGCCCGCGCCCGCGGCGGCCCCCGGCGGCGACTCCGCCACCTCCTGGCGGCCGTGGCGCTTCCGCATGTCGAACGACGTGTGGGGCACCCCCGCCGTCGCCGGCGACCTCGTCTACGTCACGTCCTTCGAGGTGCACGCCCTGGACGTGGCCACCGGGCGGCGCCGCTTCAAGACCCGGGACGTCGCCTGGTCGATGGCGGTCGCCGGCGGCCGCGTCCACGCCTCCGACGGCCCCACCCTCTTCGCCTTGGACGCCCGCGAGGGCACCGACCTGTGGCGGCTGCCGACCGACGCCTGGGTGTACTCCCTCAAGGCCGACCGCGGCACGGTCGTCACCGGCACGCGCGGCGGTGGCGTACAGGCCTGGGAGGCCGCCAACGGGCAGAAGCTCTGGGAGATCACCGGCGCCCAGACCGACTTCGAGTCGCCCGAGGCCGGACCCGCCGTCCACGACGGCACGGTCTATGTCTGGAAGGACGCCCGGCTGCGCGCGCTGGAGGCCCGTACGGGGGAGGAGCGCTGGTCGTACCCCATCGGGGACGCGGCGTCCTGCGGCGGCGTGCCCGTCCGGATCACCCAGGCCGACGACGGATACGTGTACGTGTCCGCCGGTACGCGGGTGCTCGCCATCGATGTCGCCGGTGGGCATGTGCGCTGGCACTTCGAGGCGCCTGCCGTCTTCCTCAGCCCGCCGACGTTCGCGCCGGGGCCGGCTGTCACGGGCGGCGGGATCTATCTTGCCGACTACCTCGGCACGGTGTACGCGCTCGATGCGACCGACGGGCGCGATCGGTGGCGTATCGCCACGGAGGCGCGGTCCTCGCTCGATCCCGTGCTTGTCTCCGCGGGGCATGTCCATGTGGGGTCCGGGAAGGGGCTCTACACGCTCGACGCCGTCACCGGTACGCCGAAGTGGCGCTTCCAGGCGGGGGGTGACGTGGTGGGTGCGCCCGCCGTTGCCGACGGGCGGATCCACTTCGGGTCCACCGACCATCTGCTCTACACGCTGAAGGCCGATGACGGTCGGTTGCGGTGGAAGCTGGCCACTGGTGGGGAGATCACTGGGGCGCCCGTTGTCAAGGACGGGGTGGTGTATGCGTGTAGCAAGGATCGGTGTGTGTACGCGCTCGATGCGGAGAAGGGAACGGGGACTGCCCGTTCCTGA
- a CDS encoding dihydrofolate reductase family protein has translation MRKITAGLFISLDGVVEAPDQWHFPYFNDEMGAAVGATFGTADTMLFGRTTYDSFAGAWPEREAAGGEDAGFAKQLGDVRKIVASRQKLAFSWRNSEQLEGDLVETVTALKNEEGGDIALSGSVSVVRQLLGAGLLDELHLLVHPIAVRKGMRLFEEGDSSIPLKLISSQTFQTGVVSLVYGPEGVAGAGTYEEAKGHLPQGE, from the coding sequence ATGAGGAAGATCACCGCCGGACTGTTCATCTCGCTCGACGGCGTCGTCGAGGCGCCCGACCAGTGGCACTTCCCGTACTTCAACGACGAGATGGGCGCGGCCGTCGGTGCGACCTTCGGTACGGCCGACACCATGCTGTTCGGCCGCACGACCTACGACAGCTTCGCCGGGGCGTGGCCCGAGCGGGAGGCCGCCGGCGGTGAGGACGCCGGGTTCGCGAAGCAGCTCGGTGACGTGCGGAAGATCGTCGCCTCCAGGCAGAAGCTCGCGTTCAGCTGGCGGAACTCCGAGCAGTTGGAGGGTGACCTCGTGGAGACCGTCACCGCGCTGAAGAACGAGGAGGGCGGGGACATCGCCCTCAGCGGTTCCGTCTCCGTCGTACGGCAGTTGCTGGGCGCGGGGCTGTTGGACGAGCTGCATCTGCTGGTGCATCCGATTGCCGTGCGGAAGGGGATGCGGTTGTTCGAGGAGGGCGACTCCTCGATTCCGCTGAAGCTGATTTCTTCGCAGACGTTTCAGACGGGGGTTGTGAGCCTGGTTTATGGGCCGGAGGGGGTGGCTGGTGCCGGCACGTATGAGGAGGCCAAAGGCCATCTTCCTCAGGGGGAGTAG
- a CDS encoding nitroreductase/quinone reductase family protein encodes MGAGVGVRIVQRVSSTRGFAKVAPHLIPAMDRAVHRLTRGKVLLSAQMLPGVILTARGAKSGLTRRTPLACMPEGGKGREGTSWILIGSNFGRTDHPAWTANLLAHPDAEVSWKGRDIPVTAHLLRGEERDTVWKALLEFWPPYATYQARVEREIRLFRIVRREEPGSSGSSGSSGSATGGSPPE; translated from the coding sequence ATGGGCGCCGGAGTAGGAGTTCGGATCGTGCAGAGGGTGTCCTCGACCCGTGGTTTCGCGAAGGTCGCGCCCCATCTCATTCCCGCGATGGACCGTGCCGTCCACCGGCTCACCCGCGGAAAGGTCCTGCTCAGCGCCCAGATGCTGCCCGGCGTCATCCTCACCGCACGCGGCGCGAAGAGCGGACTGACCAGGCGTACGCCGCTGGCCTGCATGCCGGAAGGAGGGAAGGGGAGGGAAGGCACGAGCTGGATTCTGATCGGGTCCAACTTCGGGCGTACGGACCATCCGGCCTGGACCGCCAACCTCCTCGCCCATCCTGACGCGGAGGTCAGCTGGAAGGGCAGGGACATCCCGGTCACCGCGCATCTTCTGCGGGGCGAGGAGCGGGACACGGTCTGGAAGGCGCTGCTGGAGTTCTGGCCGCCGTACGCGACGTACCAGGCGCGGGTGGAGCGGGAGATCCGGCTGTTCCGGATCGTCCGGCGGGAGGAACCCGGGAGTTCCGGGAGTTCCGGGAGTTCCGGGAGCGCGACAGGCGGCAGCCCACCTGAGTGA
- a CDS encoding Zn-ribbon domain-containing OB-fold protein: MTGTRFDLPEVDAFTRPYWDAAAEGLLLLRRCGACGRAHHYPREFCPRCWSEDVTWEPASGRATLYTWSVVHRNDLPPFGSRTPYVAAVVDLAEGPRMMTEVVECGEESLRVGMALEVAFRTEETEKAEGPVAVAVPVFRPASA; encoded by the coding sequence GTGACCGGGACGCGGTTCGATCTGCCTGAGGTCGACGCCTTTACGCGGCCGTACTGGGACGCGGCCGCCGAGGGGCTGCTGCTGCTGCGCCGGTGCGGGGCGTGCGGGCGCGCCCACCACTACCCCCGCGAGTTCTGCCCGCGCTGCTGGAGCGAGGACGTCACCTGGGAACCGGCGAGCGGCCGCGCCACGCTCTACACCTGGTCCGTCGTCCACCGCAACGACCTGCCGCCCTTCGGTTCCCGCACGCCGTACGTCGCCGCCGTCGTCGATCTCGCGGAGGGGCCGCGGATGATGACCGAGGTGGTGGAGTGCGGGGAGGAGTCGCTGCGGGTGGGGATGGCGCTGGAGGTGGCCTTCCGCACCGAGGAGACGGAGAAGGCGGAGGGGCCGGTCGCGGTCGCGGTTCCTGTGTTCCGGCCCGCTTCTGCCTAG
- a CDS encoding enoyl-CoA hydratase/isomerase family protein: MTLHLSTDKDTGVAVVTLDRPEKLNAIDLTTAAELTTAWREFRFDDSVRAIVLTGAGDRAFCTGLDRDADVPQPNSPYMVDDPLITIGPKACDLWKPVITAVNGMACGGAFYLIGEADFVIADETATFFDPHTTYGMVSAYESILLAQRMPFGEVARMALMGTAERVSARRAYEVGLVSEVTAPGEAPAAAVRCADIIASYPTEAVQGTVRAVWAAKEATRTAALAHAPHLVSMGNLPSEAQAGLFTGRRTGFRTR, translated from the coding sequence ATGACCCTTCACCTCTCCACCGACAAGGACACAGGCGTAGCGGTCGTCACCCTCGACCGCCCCGAGAAGCTCAACGCGATCGACCTCACCACCGCCGCCGAACTGACGACCGCCTGGCGGGAGTTCAGGTTCGACGACTCCGTAAGGGCGATCGTGCTCACCGGCGCCGGCGACCGGGCCTTCTGCACAGGCCTCGACCGTGATGCCGACGTCCCGCAGCCCAACTCCCCCTACATGGTGGACGATCCGCTGATCACCATCGGGCCGAAGGCGTGCGACCTGTGGAAGCCGGTCATCACCGCCGTGAACGGGATGGCATGCGGCGGAGCCTTCTACCTCATCGGCGAGGCGGACTTCGTGATCGCCGACGAGACGGCCACGTTCTTCGATCCGCACACCACGTACGGCATGGTCAGCGCGTACGAGTCCATCCTCCTGGCGCAGCGGATGCCGTTCGGGGAGGTCGCCCGGATGGCGCTGATGGGCACGGCCGAGCGGGTCTCCGCGCGGCGGGCGTACGAGGTGGGGCTGGTCAGCGAGGTCACCGCGCCCGGTGAGGCGCCGGCCGCAGCCGTGCGGTGCGCGGACATCATCGCCTCCTACCCGACCGAGGCCGTGCAGGGGACCGTACGGGCCGTATGGGCGGCAAAGGAGGCGACCCGGACGGCCGCGCTGGCGCACGCCCCGCATCTCGTCTCGATGGGCAACCTCCCGAGCGAGGCACAGGCGGGCCTGTTCACCGGCCGCCGGACGGGCTTCCGAACCCGCTGA
- a CDS encoding acyl-CoA dehydrogenase family protein, which translates to MDATFTAEQEEIRRTLRELLLKRCGPEEVRTAVQSEGGYDPALWETLAQQLGLPGLALPEAYGGVGCSVTELALASEELGRSLAPSPLLATAVLSAPLLLALGSERQRAALLPRISSGELTAALAVPGASLTTALGLTGDNRGDWAGGGRAGGVQARQTDGGWRLYGQADQVLDGHSAGLLLVSAHTGGFARSRTLLFLVRDPLVQGSLGRDGSGSAGVTRVRLTSLDETRSQARIQLRDVEAELLGEEGEPSDVAGALAAVGDSAAAVLAVEALGAADRVLERTVEYVKQREQFGRAIGSFQAVKHRLADLYVQVQAARSAAYYAAWATAVGEERVGGLALAQALEALRITSSEAVQLHGGIGFTWEHEAHLYFKRAAGDELLFGPVHRLREHAADAARLFGGGEVAV; encoded by the coding sequence ATGGACGCCACCTTCACCGCGGAGCAGGAAGAGATCCGCCGCACCCTCCGTGAGCTCCTCCTCAAACGCTGTGGCCCGGAGGAGGTCAGGACCGCCGTGCAGAGCGAGGGCGGGTACGACCCCGCGCTCTGGGAAACCCTGGCCCAGCAACTCGGGCTGCCCGGGCTCGCGTTGCCCGAGGCGTACGGAGGAGTCGGCTGCTCCGTCACCGAACTCGCCCTTGCCAGTGAGGAGTTGGGGCGGAGCCTTGCCCCCTCGCCGCTTCTCGCCACGGCCGTGCTCAGCGCGCCTCTGCTGCTGGCCCTGGGGAGCGAGCGGCAGCGGGCCGCACTGCTGCCCCGTATCTCCTCCGGCGAACTCACCGCCGCCCTCGCGGTGCCGGGCGCGAGCCTGACCACAGCCCTCGGGCTGACCGGCGACAACCGCGGAGACTGGGCGGGCGGCGGCCGCGCGGGAGGCGTACAGGCGCGGCAGACCGACGGCGGATGGCGGCTGTACGGGCAGGCCGACCAGGTGCTCGACGGGCACAGTGCGGGCCTGCTGCTCGTGTCCGCGCACACCGGAGGCTTCGCCCGCTCTCGGACTCTCCTCTTTCTTGTACGGGACCCTCTCGTGCAGGGCTCTCTCGGCCGGGACGGTTCCGGGAGTGCCGGGGTGACCCGTGTGCGGCTTACCTCCCTCGACGAGACGCGGTCGCAGGCGCGGATCCAACTGCGGGACGTGGAGGCCGAGTTGCTGGGCGAGGAAGGCGAGCCCTCGGACGTTGCCGGGGCGCTCGCCGCGGTCGGTGACTCGGCCGCCGCCGTCCTTGCCGTGGAGGCCCTCGGTGCCGCCGACCGCGTACTGGAGCGGACCGTCGAATACGTCAAGCAGCGTGAGCAGTTCGGGCGCGCGATCGGGTCCTTCCAGGCCGTGAAGCACCGGCTCGCCGATCTGTACGTACAGGTGCAGGCGGCACGTTCGGCGGCGTACTACGCGGCCTGGGCGACGGCCGTCGGGGAGGAACGGGTGGGCGGGCTCGCGCTGGCCCAGGCACTGGAGGCGCTGCGGATCACCTCCTCCGAGGCCGTGCAGCTGCACGGCGGCATCGGGTTCACCTGGGAGCACGAGGCGCATCTGTACTTCAAGCGGGCGGCCGGCGACGAGCTGCTCTTCGGGCCGGTGCACCGGCTGCGGGAGCACGCGGCGGACGCGGCCCGGCTGTTCGGCGGCGGGGAGGTGGCGGTCTGA
- a CDS encoding GNAT family N-acetyltransferase, protein MTDLYESHAARPFPELHGHGLRLRPWDAEADSDVEAWLRGCSDPEFKRWNTPLRAIEDMDGARESLRARAKAAAEGVGASYCVTDAESGVTLGHIGVNDIDHVIRVARVGYWVLPEARGRQVATRSLALAGRWAFEGLGVHRLELGHALGHDASCRVAERCGFLYEGTLRGAMFEAGRQDAFRDVHLHARLATDAEVVGL, encoded by the coding sequence ATGACCGACTTGTACGAGTCCCACGCCGCCCGTCCCTTTCCCGAACTCCACGGTCACGGTCTGCGGCTGCGGCCGTGGGACGCGGAGGCCGACTCCGATGTCGAGGCGTGGCTGCGGGGGTGTTCCGACCCCGAGTTCAAGCGGTGGAACACCCCGCTCAGGGCGATCGAGGACATGGATGGCGCGCGGGAGTCGCTGCGGGCGCGGGCCAAGGCGGCGGCGGAAGGTGTCGGGGCCTCCTACTGCGTCACCGACGCGGAGAGTGGCGTGACGCTCGGGCACATCGGGGTCAACGACATCGACCACGTCATACGGGTCGCCCGGGTCGGCTACTGGGTGCTGCCGGAGGCGCGGGGGCGGCAGGTCGCGACGCGGTCGCTGGCGCTGGCCGGGCGGTGGGCGTTCGAGGGGCTCGGGGTGCATCGGCTGGAGCTGGGGCACGCGCTTGGGCACGATGCGTCGTGTCGCGTTGCTGAGCGGTGTGGGTTTCTGTATGAGGGGACCTTGCGGGGGGCGATGTTCGAGGCGGGGCGGCAGGATGCGTTTCGGGATGTGCATCTGCATGCGCGGCTCGCCACGGATGCGGAGGTTGTTGGTTTGTGA
- a CDS encoding pyridoxamine 5'-phosphate oxidase family protein, producing the protein MALTREERETFLKEPHIAAFAVDAGAGRAPLTVPIWYQYEPDGTVWILIQADSRKNQLLSAAGRFTLMVDRLEPTIRYVSVEGPVLDTTPATREQLHEISARYLPADKVDGYVDFSWKEHGTQVVVRMRPERWLSSDLGAV; encoded by the coding sequence ATGGCCCTGACCCGTGAAGAGCGAGAGACGTTCCTGAAAGAGCCGCACATCGCCGCGTTCGCGGTCGACGCCGGGGCGGGCCGCGCCCCGCTCACGGTGCCGATCTGGTACCAGTACGAGCCCGACGGCACCGTATGGATCCTGATCCAGGCGGACTCCCGCAAGAACCAACTGCTCAGCGCGGCGGGCCGGTTCACCCTCATGGTCGACCGGCTCGAACCCACCATCCGGTACGTGTCCGTCGAGGGCCCGGTCCTCGACACGACCCCCGCCACCCGCGAGCAGCTCCACGAGATCTCGGCCCGCTACCTCCCGGCCGACAAGGTCGACGGGTACGTCGACTTCTCCTGGAAGGAACACGGCACCCAGGTGGTCGTCCGGATGCGCCCCGAACGCTGGCTGTCGTCGGACCTCGGCGCGGTCTGA
- a CDS encoding TetR family transcriptional regulator, with translation MTGQVRTVDGRVAGRRGQATRQKLLDCLSEMLSSSPYRDVKVIDVARKAGTSPATFYQYFPDVEGAVLEIAEQMAAEGAGLTELLEGRSWVGKAGWQTAQELVDGFLEFWRKNDAILRVVDLGAAEGDKRFYKIRMKILNSVNNSLTDTVKELQAKGKVDKDVSPAAMAGSLVAMLAAVASHQKGFQSWGVKQAELKPNLALLVHLGVTGKKPTK, from the coding sequence ATGACAGGACAAGTGCGTACCGTCGACGGCCGTGTGGCCGGTCGGCGCGGGCAGGCGACGCGGCAGAAGCTGCTCGACTGCCTCAGCGAGATGCTCAGCTCCTCGCCCTACCGCGACGTCAAAGTCATCGACGTCGCGCGGAAGGCAGGCACTTCACCGGCGACCTTCTATCAGTACTTCCCGGACGTCGAGGGCGCCGTCCTGGAGATTGCAGAGCAAATGGCGGCGGAGGGCGCCGGGTTGACCGAACTCCTCGAAGGGCGCTCCTGGGTCGGCAAGGCCGGCTGGCAGACCGCACAGGAACTCGTCGACGGCTTCCTGGAGTTCTGGCGCAAAAACGACGCCATCCTCCGAGTCGTCGACCTGGGCGCCGCCGAGGGCGACAAACGCTTCTACAAGATCCGTATGAAGATCCTGAACTCCGTGAACAACTCCCTCACGGACACGGTCAAGGAGCTTCAGGCGAAGGGCAAGGTCGACAAGGACGTCAGCCCGGCAGCGATGGCGGGTTCCCTCGTCGCGATGCTCGCGGCGGTGGCCTCGCACCAGAAGGGCTTCCAGTCCTGGGGCGTGAAGCAGGCCGAACTGAAGCCGAACCTCGCCCTGTTGGTGCATCTGGGTGTGACCGGCAAGAAGCCGACCAAGTAG